The following coding sequences are from one Humulus lupulus chromosome X, drHumLupu1.1, whole genome shotgun sequence window:
- the LOC133806830 gene encoding uncharacterized protein LOC133806830 produces the protein MDFVDGTLPKPPTTDPNSSWSRCHSMVMSWILNSISKEIRDSVMYLKTVPAIWQDITDRFSEENGPRIFELKQVLQFLTRLNDCFHSIRGQILLIEPFLFVAKVFSMVIHDEQQRKIGTTVTNNLVVPTIAQKPPNQHSILSQNPLPASTSSIGAAPQTKKPRYTCSHCHKPGHLVEKCYFLHGFPLDMVIGENNMTKLKLLKSLFHKKNQPRQLI, from the exons atggattttgtggatgGAACACTTCCCAAACCTCCTACCACAGACCCCAATAGCTCCTGGTCACGTTGCCATAGTATGGTCATGTCCTGGATCTTAAACTCCATTTCCAAAGAAATTAGAGATTCTGTGATGTACCTCAAGACCGTTCCTGCTATATGGCAAGACATCACTGATCGTTTCAGCGAAGAGAATGGTCCTCGTATCTTCGAACTCAAACAA GTTTTGCAATTCCTAACTAGATTAAATGATTGTTTTCATTCCATTAGAGGCCAAATCCTTTTGATTGAACCTTTTCTCTTTGTTGCTAAAGTTTTCTCTATGGTAATCCATGATGAACAACAACGCAAGATTGGAACCACTGTTACTAACAATCTTGTTGTTCCAACAATTGCTCAAAAACCTCCAAATCAACATTCCATTCTATCACAGAATCCTCTTCCTGCCTCCACTTCTTCAATTGGTGCAGCACCACAGACCAAGAAACCAAGATACACCTGTTCCCATTGTCACAAACCCGGGCACCTTGTTGAGAAATGCTACTTTCTTCATGGGTTCCCCTTGGATATGGTGATCGGCGAAAACAACATGACAAAGCTCAAGCTTCTCAAGTCTCTATTCCACAAGAAGAACCAACCAAGACAGCTGATTTAA